A part of Corvus hawaiiensis isolate bCorHaw1 chromosome 25, bCorHaw1.pri.cur, whole genome shotgun sequence genomic DNA contains:
- the LOC125338358 gene encoding T-cell surface glycoprotein CD3 epsilon chain: MRLERSLPLLGLLLCAVGTAAQQDEEQEGEFLVEISGTTVTITCPLEDEGIKWDPSGRRGDIEEGKFIIKDHDSTPANLSCSLGNKKRKLYLNARVCANCEELDALTVAGIIAADLLITLGVLILVYYFSKGRKGRASAGGDSRPRGPKMQRPPPVPNPDYEPIRKGQREVYAGLESRGF; the protein is encoded by the exons ATGAGGCTGGAGCGGTCCCTGCCCCTCCTGGGGCTCCTGCTGTGTGCAG ttggCACCGCAGCTCAGCAGG atgAAGAACAGGAGG GGGAATTCCTGGTGGAGATTTCTGGCACCACGGTGACAATCACGTGTCCCTTGGAGGACGAGGGCATCAAGTGGGACCCATCTGGGAGAAGAGGGGACATCGAGGAGGGGAAGTTCATTATAAAGGACCATGACAGCACTCCTGCCAACCTGAGCTGTTCCTTGGGTAATAAGAAGCGTAAGCTGTACTTGAATGCCAGAG TGTGTGCCAACTGCGAGGAGCTGGATGCTCTGACCGTGGCAGGGATCATCGCTGCAGACCTTCTCATCACCCTGGGGGTGCTGATCCTGGTCTATTACTTCAGCAAAGGCAGGAAGGGACGAGCCAGTGCTGGTGGGGACAGTCGGCCACGAG GTCCGAAGATGCAGCGCCCTCCCCCTGTCCCAAACCCGGACTATGAG CCCATCCGGAAAGGCCAGCGGGAGGTGTATGCAGGCCTGGAATCCAGGGGCTTCTGA
- the LOC125338257 gene encoding T-cell surface glycoprotein CD3 gamma chain-like, with amino-acid sequence MRGKVLSAWALLASLAVASWGVRGQEIFVKEFSGRVFLECVRGQGNKNITWWKDGNTVGNEAQLELSAAYDDPRGLYVCETGGQRKSLQVHYRMCQNCIEVDAPTISGIVIADAVATLFLAVAVYCITGHDRGHTSRASDRQNLIANELYQPLGEREDEQYSRLAPARARK; translated from the exons ATGAGGGGGAAGGTCCTGAgtgcctgggcactgctggccagCCTGGCCGTGGCCAGCTGGGGCGTCCGAG GGCAGGAGATATTCGTGAAGGAATTCAGTGGAAGGGTGTTCTTGGAATGTGTGCGAGGCCAAGGCAACAAAAACATCACATGGTGGAAAGATGGGAATACTGTGGGAAACgaagcacagctggagctgagcgCAGCTTATGACGATCCCAGAGGTCTCTACGTGTGTGAGACAGGAGGCCAAAGGAAAAGCCTCCAGGTGCACTATCGGA TGTGCCAGAACTGCATCGAAGTGGACGCTCCCACCATCTCGGGCATCGTCATCGCGGACGCCGTGGCCACGCTGTTCCTGGCAGTGGCCGTGTACTGCATCACTGGCCACGACAGGGGACACACGTCACGAG ctTCTGACAGGCAGAACCTGATTGCCAACGAGCTTTACCAG ccccttgGAGAGCGGGAGGATGAGCAGTACAGCCGGCTGGCTCCTGCCCGCGCCCGCAAGTGA